The following proteins come from a genomic window of Triticum aestivum cultivar Chinese Spring chromosome 6A, IWGSC CS RefSeq v2.1, whole genome shotgun sequence:
- the LOC123130022 gene encoding 2-methylpropanoate--CoA ligase CCL4-like, giving the protein MEKLGMNPVNSCPLTPLGFLERAATAFGGCRSVVYHDVVWTWRQTFRRCLRLASALVSLGVSRGDVVSALLPNVPAMYEMHFGVPMSGAVLNTINTSLDAPTVAVLLAHSGAKIIFADPAFLSLLADALRLLPAGGQPAPCVILVEDPYYKEEESTTSDEELAALTTYEMLLEMGDPEFAWVRPATEWDPMILNYTSGTTSAPKGVVNCHRGIFLITVNSLIDWAVPARPTFLWTLPMFHANGSSFPWGMAMVGGTNVCLRRVDAAEVYAAISRHDVTHLCASPMVLNVLANAPEGVRRLPAAGKVRVLTGGAQLPVAVLELAEAVGFQVSHGYGLSETGGLVVSCVWKEEWNKLPAPERARLKTRQGVRTPVMAEVDILDSETGRSVPRDGSTMGEIVLRGSCVMLGYLNDVKATEAAIRDDGWFHTGDIAVMHPDGYLEIRDRSKDVIVSGGDSISSMEVESALYGHPAVNDAAVVARPDEVSGEAPCAFVSLKEASTVTADELIAWSRERMPDFMAPKTVVFRTELPKTSTGKMKKYVLRNLANDMGPTRGSTEM; this is encoded by the coding sequence ATGGAGAAGCTGGGAATGAACCCCGTCAACTCGTGCCCGCTCACGCCGCTGGGCTTTCTGGAGCGCGCGGCAACCGCGTTCGGCGGCTGCCGGTCCGTCGTCTACCACGACGTCGTCTGGACCTGGAGACAGACCTTCCGGCGctgcctccgcctcgcctccgcGCTCGTGTCGCTTGGCGTCTCCCGCGGCGACGTGGTCTCGGCGCTCCTCCCCAACGTGCCGGCCATGTACGAGATGCACTTCGGCGTGCCCATGAGCGGCGCCGTGCTCAACACCATCAACACGAGCCTCGACGCGCCCACGGTGGCCGTCCTGCTCGCCCACTCCGGCGCCAAGATCATCTTCGCCGACCCGGCGTTCCTGTCGCTCCTCGCCGACGCGCTCCGCCTTCTGCCTGCAGGGGGCCAACCTGCGCCGTGTGTCATCCTCGTCGAGGACCCCTACTACAAGGAGGAGGAGAGTACGACGTCCGATGAGGAGTTGGCAGCACTCACAACTTACGAGATGCTTCTCGAGATGGGAGACCCGGAGTTCGCCTGGGTCCGGCCGGCGACCGAGTGGGATCCCATGATCCTCAACTACACCTCCGGCACGACGTCGGCGCCCAAAGGTGTGGTCAACTGCCACCGCGGGATTTTCTTGATCACCGTCAACTCGCTCATTGACTGGGCGGTGCCTGCTCGACCGACGTTCCTGTGGACGCTGCCCATGTTCCACGCCAACGGGTCGAGCTTCCCCTGGGGGATGGCCATGGTTGGCGGCACCAACGTCTGCCTCCGCCGCGTCGACGCCGCCGAGGTCTACGCCGCCATCTCTCGCCACGACGTCACCCACCTCTGCGCGTCGCCGATGGTGCTCAACGTGCTGGCCAACGCACCCGAGGGCGTGCGGAGGCTCCCAGCAGCAGGGAAGGTGCGAGTCCTGACGGGCGGCGCGCAGCTGCCGGTCGCCGTGCTGGAGCTGGCTGAGGCCGTCGGCTTCCAGGTCAGCCACGGGTACGGGCTGAGCGAGACCGGGGGGCTGGTGGTGTCGTGCGTGTGGAAGGAGGAGTGGAACAAACTGCCGGCGCCCGAGCGAGCGCGGCTCAAGACGAGGCAGGGCGTGCGCACGCCGGTGATGGCCGAGGTGGACATCCTCGACAGCGAAACGGGCCGCAGCGTGCCCCGCGACGGATCCACGATGGGCGAGATCGTGCTCCGCGGCAGCTGCGTCATGCTGGGGTACCTCAACGACGTCAAGGCGACCGAAGCGGCGATCCGAGACGACGGGTGGTTCCACACGGGGGACATCGCGGTCATGCACCCGGACGGCTACCTGGAGATCCGCGACCGCTCCAAGGACGTGATCGTGAGCGGCGGGGACAGCATCAGCAGCATGGAGGTGGAGTCGGCGCTGTACGGCCACCCGGCGGTGAACGACGCGGCGGTGGTGGCCCGGCCGGACGAGGTCTCGGGGGAGGCACCATGTGCGTTCGTCAGCCTCAAGGAGGCGAGCACCGTGACCGCGGACGAGCTGATCGCGTGGAGCCGGGAGCGCATGCCGGACTTCATGGCGCCCAAGACCGTCGTCTTCCGCACGGAGCTGCCCAAGACGTCCACCGGGAAGATGAAGAAGTACGTTCTGCGCAACCTCGCCAACGATATGGGACCCACTCGCGGCAGCACCGAGATGTAG